From a region of the Synechococcus sp. PCC 7335 genome:
- a CDS encoding ParA family protein, translating into MPIAAVISQKGGPGKSTVSMNLAVAAHLSDKSVAVLDTDPQCSISQWGDIREGEGITEPIVVAIPPSRLTQAIATTQEDNTDLVIIDTAPFNSEGILTAARLSDICVVPCRPSILDLSAITTTLDLCSAAGAKVGLLLNAVKSRPQLYEATSVLKDLAETDTNRQICPIALWDRTEYSKAVVDGLGVLEYSPTGKAAKEIKQLYKWLCANV; encoded by the coding sequence ATGCCAATTGCAGCCGTCATTTCGCAGAAAGGCGGACCAGGTAAGTCCACGGTATCGATGAACCTAGCCGTCGCCGCCCACCTGTCGGACAAAAGTGTCGCTGTCTTAGACACCGATCCGCAGTGTTCTATTAGTCAGTGGGGCGATATCCGAGAAGGGGAAGGCATCACCGAACCTATCGTTGTCGCTATACCGCCCAGCCGTCTTACCCAAGCGATCGCCACTACTCAAGAGGACAACACAGATTTAGTCATCATAGATACAGCTCCTTTTAACTCAGAAGGGATTCTGACGGCGGCGCGACTCTCCGATATCTGCGTTGTGCCGTGTCGTCCATCAATCCTGGATCTTTCAGCGATCACAACCACACTTGACCTATGCTCAGCGGCAGGCGCAAAAGTAGGGTTGCTACTAAACGCAGTTAAGTCACGTCCGCAGCTGTACGAAGCGACTAGCGTTCTGAAAGATCTAGCGGAAACCGACACGAACCGACAGATCTGCCCGATAGCACTATGGGATAGAACTGAGTACTCGAAAGCAGTCGTTGATGGTCTAGGTGTGCTTGAATACTCGCCGACTGGAAAGGCCGCGAAGGAGATCAAGCAACTGTACAAGTGGTTATGTGCTAACGTGTAA
- a CDS encoding ribbon-helix-helix domain-containing protein → MSGLRDRLKQVGNGKAATGKVQSAAPAKPDNKKSPHYRPSRSGKKAIIGYFDPAVSKQVRQLALDEDTSVEALVGEALDLLFEQRGLPQIAGKQPD, encoded by the coding sequence ATGTCTGGTCTAAGAGATCGGCTTAAGCAAGTGGGAAATGGCAAAGCCGCGACTGGCAAAGTACAATCGGCTGCACCTGCTAAGCCTGACAATAAGAAGAGCCCGCACTATCGCCCGAGTCGATCAGGTAAGAAAGCCATTATCGGCTACTTCGACCCGGCAGTCTCAAAACAAGTGAGACAGCTAGCGCTAGATGAAGATACGAGCGTAGAAGCACTCGTCGGGGAGGCGCTAGATCTATTGTTTGAGCAGCGTGGCCTACCTCAGATTGCTGGAAAGCAACCCGACTAG
- a CDS encoding IS630 family transposase (programmed frameshift) — translation MSRKQHRVKLQPEERAELEALVSKGKAAKWKLTRAQALLKCDESEAGPAWCDQLIAEAYGVTTRSIESWRKQAVFQGPLSLLSRKPPSQLPNPPKFDGEQEARLVALACSQPPPGYARWSLRLLADQAVVLDIVEPVSHETVRQVLKKNELKPWRRTMWCIPPKQDAAFVCQMEQVLDIYQLAYDPAHPIICMDEQPKQLLKEKHLPHPVKPNTPERIDHEYIREGTCTVWMFVEPLAGWRDVRVSDRRTAIDWAQQLRQLIDLPRYATAETLTLVCDNLNTHTVTSLYQAFTPQEARRIRNKVKIVYTPKHGSWLNMAEPELSVLTRQCLSRRIDNVTEIEQEVQAWATQRNHQQTGIDWQFSTDDARIKLKRLYPKVQS, via the exons ATGAGCAGAAAACAGCATCGAGTCAAATTGCAGCCTGAAGAGAGAGCGGAACTAGAAGCACTTGTCTCGAAAGGGAAAGCGGCCAAGTGGAAACTGACCCGCGCTCAAGCTCTACTGAAATGTGACGAGAGCGAGGCTGGCCCGGCTTGGTGTGACCAGCTGATTGCGGAAGCCTATGGGGTGACGACCCGAAGCATCGAAAGTTGGCGTAAGCAGGCAGTCTTTCAAGGGCCATTGTCTTTGTTGTCTCGCAAGCCGCCATCCCAACTGCCCAACCCACCCAAGTTTGATGGTGAGCAGGAAGCTCGTTTGGTGGCCTTAGCTTGTTCTCAGCCGCCACCAGGATATGCCCGTTGGAGCCTACGGCTGCTCGCAGACCAAGCCGTCGTCTTAGACATCGTCGAGCCGGTTAGCCATGAAACGGTTCGCCAAGTGCTGA AAAAAAATGAATTGAAGCCTTGGCGACGTACCATGTGGTGCATTCCACCCAAGCAGGATGCTGCTTTCGTCTGCCAGATGGAGCAAGTCTTGGATATTTACCAGTTGGCGTATGACCCGGCCCATCCAATCATTTGCATGGACGAGCAACCCAAACAGTTACTGAAGGAGAAACACCTCCCACACCCTGTCAAACCTAATACCCCTGAACGGATTGACCACGAGTACATTCGCGAGGGAACCTGTACGGTCTGGATGTTCGTTGAACCGTTAGCCGGGTGGCGAGACGTACGTGTTAGTGACCGACGAACCGCCATTGATTGGGCACAGCAACTGCGGCAACTGATTGACCTCCCCCGCTACGCCACAGCTGAAACCTTGACATTAGTTTGTGACAATCTCAACACCCATACCGTTACCTCGTTATACCAAGCCTTTACGCCACAGGAAGCTCGCCGCATTCGAAACAAGGTGAAGATTGTCTACACGCCTAAGCATGGCAGTTGGCTCAATATGGCAGAGCCTGAACTAAGTGTGTTGACCCGACAATGTCTCAGCCGACGCATTGATAACGTGACCGAAATTGAACAAGAAGTTCAGGCTTGGGCAACACAACGGAACCATCAACAAACTGGGATTGATTGGCAATTCTCCACTGATGATGCACGCATCAAACTCAAGCGCCTCTACCCGAAAGTTCAATCATGA
- a CDS encoding type II toxin-antitoxin system HicB family antitoxin: protein MDAQFYTYRVFWSEEDEEFVGLCAEFPGLSWLDENQQTAFSGIINLVQACINDLEAHDEAVPTPLSKKLYSGKFMVRIPPEQHRELAIQAAEQGVSLNRLASKKLSGD, encoded by the coding sequence ATGGACGCTCAGTTTTACACCTATCGTGTGTTTTGGTCGGAAGAAGATGAAGAATTTGTCGGTCTGTGTGCCGAGTTCCCTGGGCTAAGCTGGCTCGACGAGAATCAGCAAACTGCTTTCTCTGGCATCATCAACTTAGTTCAGGCTTGTATCAACGATTTAGAAGCGCACGATGAGGCTGTGCCAACACCGCTATCGAAGAAACTCTACAGCGGTAAGTTTATGGTCAGAATTCCACCCGAACAGCATCGGGAACTGGCTATCCAAGCGGCGGAGCAAGGCGTTAGCTTGAACCGACTGGCGAGTAAAAAGCTTTCAGGTGACTAA
- a CDS encoding transglycosylase domain-containing protein, producing the protein MEGGGIEAWLTLLIELMWDKQRILEMYLNIAQFSERTFGVEAASQQFFQLPARDLTSQEAALLAAVLPGPELYRIEAPSQEVLDRQSWILVQMSQLGGTAYLQQLQRESE; encoded by the coding sequence TTGGAAGGTGGAGGGATAGAAGCTTGGCTAACGCTGCTCATAGAGTTGATGTGGGACAAGCAGCGGATCTTAGAAATGTACTTGAACATTGCCCAGTTTAGCGAGCGTACCTTCGGCGTAGAAGCCGCTAGCCAACAGTTTTTTCAACTCCCTGCCCGAGACCTCACCTCACAAGAAGCTGCCCTACTAGCTGCTGTACTACCTGGGCCAGAACTTTACCGCATCGAAGCGCCTTCCCAGGAAGTACTAGACCGACAAAGCTGGATTCTGGTTCAGATGAGTCAGCTTGGCGGCACAGCCTATCTTCAGCAGCTGCAAAGAGAAAGTGAATAG
- a CDS encoding transposase, translating to MAKVKVHKRYEFGCKVVFVTTSASNWIVGTAAVHGNPYDGSTLSDAIAQTHRLSGVLPKQVAVDRGFRGSKHHPEGLQVLVAGARKFKEVLKRLAKRRSAIEPVIGHLKHDHALKRNFLKGKQGDCINALMAAYGFNLRKLCRCLSDDSFSRSSAA from the coding sequence TTGGCAAAGGTCAAGGTTCATAAGCGCTACGAGTTTGGCTGCAAAGTGGTGTTTGTGACGACCAGTGCGAGCAACTGGATTGTAGGTACGGCTGCGGTTCACGGCAATCCCTATGACGGCTCCACACTGAGCGACGCGATAGCGCAAACTCATCGGCTCAGTGGCGTTTTGCCCAAGCAAGTAGCGGTGGACAGAGGCTTTCGAGGCAGCAAGCATCATCCAGAGGGCCTACAGGTGCTCGTGGCAGGCGCCAGAAAGTTCAAAGAGGTGCTCAAACGCTTGGCCAAGCGGCGCAGTGCGATTGAGCCGGTCATTGGTCATCTCAAACATGACCATGCTCTCAAGCGTAACTTCCTCAAAGGTAAGCAGGGTGACTGTATAAACGCTTTGATGGCTGCTTATGGCTTCAATTTGCGTAAACTCTGCCGTTGCCTTTCTGATGACAGTTTTTCGCGATCGTCTGCTGCCTAG
- a CDS encoding IS5 family transposase has product MKPSLSPSNRDSSLSALASQLNLSHPLVQLAETIAWQAFEKKFGCVVKASGGRPALPTRLLVGLHYQKALYDESDKSVAAKWVENPYWQHFCGEQVFQHELPCHPASLVKWRKQIGTDGFEQLLSQIIQTAMRSAVMKPKEIGRVNVDTTVQEKAVAFPTDARLYNEARITLVRAARKRGVKLRQSYVRIGKYAFFKQSRYRVARQLKRARRHTRKLRTYLGRMIRDIERKLPQPDAEMAVLLNRENRLSNRNEVILTSSTVCMRRKSNVWQRSRFISATSLAAKWCL; this is encoded by the coding sequence ATGAAGCCATCATTATCGCCCTCAAATAGGGACTCGTCGCTATCAGCGCTAGCGAGTCAGTTGAACCTAAGTCATCCGCTTGTCCAATTGGCCGAAACGATAGCCTGGCAGGCGTTCGAGAAGAAGTTCGGATGTGTTGTCAAAGCGAGTGGCGGACGACCAGCGTTGCCAACTCGATTGTTGGTAGGGCTGCACTATCAGAAGGCGTTGTACGACGAAAGTGATAAGAGTGTGGCGGCAAAGTGGGTCGAGAATCCATACTGGCAGCATTTCTGCGGCGAGCAGGTGTTTCAACATGAACTGCCATGCCATCCAGCGAGTCTAGTGAAGTGGCGAAAGCAGATTGGTACCGATGGATTTGAACAGTTGCTCAGTCAAATTATCCAGACCGCGATGCGTAGCGCTGTGATGAAACCGAAAGAGATTGGGCGAGTGAATGTGGATACAACAGTGCAAGAGAAAGCGGTGGCTTTTCCGACTGATGCGAGACTTTACAACGAGGCCAGAATAACGCTGGTGCGGGCGGCGAGAAAGCGAGGTGTCAAGCTCCGTCAAAGCTATGTAAGGATTGGAAAGTATGCTTTCTTTAAGCAGAGTCGCTATCGAGTTGCAAGGCAACTCAAACGAGCCAGAAGGCATACTCGCAAACTACGCACTTACTTGGGTCGTATGATTCGAGATATTGAACGAAAGCTACCGCAGCCAGATGCAGAAATGGCTGTGTTGTTGAACCGGGAAAACAGATTGAGCAACAGAAACGAAGTGATTCTAACAAGCTCTACAGTATGCATGCGCCGGAAGTCGAATGTTTGGCAAAGGTCAAGGTTCATAAGCGCTACGAGTTTGGCTGCAAAGTGGTGTTTGTGA
- a CDS encoding TGS domain-containing protein, translating into MQRSLASLTKHIHVMMDLSTLAQILLRSGLPSSHTSIDGLRFSEKSLSNLLELINSNHILLEEPSYTYVSMRDYIELLEEDLGTEEKTAIINASKDLIRISDKISYELLRDQANKLQLLSENRQLKHREYIDLVLASVSNTKFYITSNKKDVESFVSFFKRHKKKPECQNEIPYEIDELQIHDIDSFVNYIESETSFFDIIANQDTITVYTSLDKPITIKRGSTPVDFAYKIHTELGHSCYRAKVTRNYGQGPENWEIIECELSFMLENGDKVEIIKRDGGERKPDIAWKKFVVTTKAADSISSFWHKENIKRGATILKREFSKCYLGGNKFEYISRCLNCGSIEELQQQLGLGRIRIEDIRKAEKRYSDTFIRPQIGVSKSFGLNEHKDVSDIPAVQGLTSSFSGMLLISKCCYPMPKDRICGVEGERSVHIHKIGCSEISEVDFEKKLPLTWNSDECTAVLKLKLKDREDILRYILNKWAENNNVRVNVSSVLPDKRLYPTLDATSIVNVCVLFSSIRLLKSMIKEIEDIPDTIQVTIRSIFPGPAAFLDPERFI; encoded by the coding sequence ATGCAACGCTCTCTAGCATCCCTCACGAAGCACATACACGTGATGATGGACCTCTCGACGCTGGCTCAGATTCTGTTGCGCTCAGGTCTGCCATCAAGTCATACTAGTATTGATGGCTTGAGATTTTCAGAGAAAAGCCTTTCTAACTTACTAGAGTTAATCAATTCAAATCATATTCTGTTAGAGGAGCCTTCCTACACTTATGTGAGTATGCGTGACTATATAGAATTATTAGAAGAAGATCTAGGTACAGAAGAAAAGACAGCCATAATCAACGCTTCAAAAGATTTAATAAGAATAAGTGATAAAATTTCTTATGAACTGTTAAGAGATCAAGCCAATAAACTTCAATTGCTTTCTGAGAATAGGCAACTGAAGCATCGAGAATACATAGACTTAGTTCTAGCAAGCGTCTCAAATACAAAATTCTACATTACTAGTAACAAGAAAGATGTTGAGTCGTTCGTTTCTTTCTTTAAAAGGCATAAGAAAAAGCCTGAATGTCAGAACGAAATACCTTACGAAATTGATGAGTTACAAATTCATGATATAGACAGTTTTGTTAATTACATTGAAAGCGAAACAAGTTTTTTTGATATAATTGCTAATCAGGATACAATTACCGTCTACACGAGTTTAGACAAACCAATTACTATCAAGAGAGGCTCAACTCCTGTAGACTTTGCTTATAAGATACATACAGAATTGGGGCATTCCTGCTATCGTGCAAAGGTAACTCGCAACTATGGTCAAGGTCCAGAAAATTGGGAAATCATAGAGTGCGAACTAAGTTTTATGTTGGAAAATGGAGATAAGGTTGAAATTATAAAGAGGGATGGCGGCGAGAGAAAACCTGATATTGCTTGGAAAAAGTTTGTTGTTACTACTAAAGCAGCCGATTCTATCAGTTCTTTTTGGCATAAAGAAAATATAAAAAGAGGAGCTACTATTCTTAAACGAGAGTTTAGTAAATGCTACTTAGGAGGGAACAAGTTTGAATACATTTCTCGGTGCCTTAATTGCGGAAGTATTGAAGAACTTCAACAGCAGTTAGGCTTAGGAAGAATAAGAATTGAAGATATTCGAAAAGCAGAAAAACGTTACTCAGACACGTTTATAAGACCTCAGATTGGCGTGTCAAAGTCATTTGGTTTAAATGAGCATAAAGATGTATCTGACATTCCTGCTGTTCAGGGTTTAACTAGTAGCTTTTCAGGTATGCTTTTAATTTCAAAATGTTGCTATCCAATGCCAAAAGATCGAATATGTGGAGTGGAAGGCGAAAGGTCTGTTCACATCCACAAAATAGGCTGTTCTGAAATCTCGGAAGTTGATTTCGAGAAGAAATTGCCTCTAACTTGGAACTCTGATGAATGTACAGCTGTTCTTAAACTTAAATTGAAAGATAGGGAAGACATTCTCAGATACATTCTTAACAAGTGGGCTGAAAACAACAATGTACGCGTGAATGTATCAAGCGTTTTACCAGATAAAAGGCTATATCCAACTTTGGATGCAACTTCTATTGTAAATGTTTGCGTATTGTTTAGCTCTATACGGCTCCTTAAATCAATGATTAAAGAGATTGAAGATATTCCAGATACAATTCAAGTTACTATTAGAAGCATATTTCCAGGTCCTGCCGCATTTTTAGACCCAGAAAGGTTTATATAA
- a CDS encoding bifunctional sterol desaturase/short chain dehydrogenase has product MNNLVENAISKAMALADFDDRLMTPIATSSHIQSTILFIVLTAIWAAATRLCVEIARDGFHVLSHYIPRLSRHHNWHHRVFKRDMSKVSSALYQRSQWHHDVPESVIMLMIAFSISISSFLISGWSSSSIGSFLCLLFTLHSLLMAILRGLGYKWAIEQDLNHKQTESVAHPGKWCVNWSYHQRHHFENPNAYFSGIFTLVDRLLGTALSLKRKTVVVTGASGSLGKSLIARLILEEAKVIALTSSHTNPIEVEVDGRLVQLKTVLWSVDNLDALDEVLKSADILVLNHGVNRRELTEAAVLDSIRVNALSSYALLDRFTHTVKTAFDAACKEVWVVTSEAEVASANSPVYELSKRLLGQLVTFKRINSPCIIRKVVPGGFISKMSHDSRLSSDWVAQRIIEAVKKDGRNIVISPYRPWVYLYYPMHEWLVSAYAEQWSKSQISHDESTDGLDV; this is encoded by the coding sequence ATGAACAACTTAGTAGAAAATGCCATCTCAAAAGCAATGGCTTTAGCTGATTTTGATGATCGTTTAATGACACCTATTGCTACATCTTCACACATCCAAAGCACAATTCTCTTTATCGTCTTAACAGCTATTTGGGCAGCAGCTACAAGACTATGTGTTGAGATAGCAAGAGATGGTTTCCATGTTCTTTCCCATTACATTCCCCGGTTATCACGGCACCATAACTGGCACCACAGAGTCTTTAAGCGTGATATGTCGAAAGTAAGCTCTGCACTGTATCAACGCTCTCAATGGCATCATGATGTGCCTGAGTCAGTGATAATGCTCATGATTGCTTTCTCGATATCTATCTCTTCATTTCTGATTTCTGGCTGGTCTTCTTCATCAATTGGCAGTTTCTTATGCTTACTCTTCACTCTACATAGTCTTCTAATGGCTATTCTTAGGGGACTAGGATACAAGTGGGCAATTGAGCAAGATCTGAATCATAAGCAGACAGAAAGTGTGGCTCATCCCGGTAAGTGGTGTGTCAACTGGAGCTACCATCAGCGTCACCATTTTGAAAACCCTAACGCATATTTCAGTGGTATCTTCACCTTAGTAGATCGACTGCTCGGAACTGCTCTCTCCTTGAAAAGAAAAACTGTTGTCGTCACCGGAGCCTCCGGTAGTTTGGGCAAAAGCCTAATTGCTAGACTTATTCTAGAAGAGGCCAAAGTCATCGCACTCACTTCTTCACACACAAACCCTATAGAAGTAGAAGTTGATGGCAGGCTGGTACAGCTAAAGACAGTCCTTTGGAGTGTTGATAACCTAGATGCTCTAGACGAAGTTCTAAAGTCCGCTGACATCCTAGTTCTCAACCACGGAGTTAATCGTCGGGAACTTACAGAAGCAGCGGTGCTTGATTCTATTCGTGTGAATGCATTGTCATCATATGCTCTTCTAGACCGGTTTACTCATACCGTCAAAACCGCTTTCGACGCAGCATGTAAAGAAGTCTGGGTAGTAACTTCAGAGGCGGAGGTGGCCTCTGCTAACAGTCCTGTCTACGAATTGAGTAAGCGGCTTCTTGGTCAGCTTGTGACATTCAAGCGAATTAATTCGCCATGCATTATTAGAAAGGTAGTTCCAGGTGGGTTTATCAGCAAAATGAGCCATGACAGTCGGCTCTCGTCTGACTGGGTGGCACAGCGAATCATTGAAGCTGTTAAGAAAGACGGGCGAAACATTGTGATCTCGCCTTATCGACCTTGGGTATATCTCTACTATCCTATGCACGAATGGCTAGTTTCAGCTTACGCTGAACAGTGGAGCAAGAGCCAAATTTCGCACGACGAATCTACAGATGGCTTGGATGTGTAG
- a CDS encoding fatty acid desaturase, whose product MNVSVEDAISKTETLVNSDSCDNPREAVKRKVFSDRKWFQNLFTELSGKPYAGQQPAFQKTSTNQLIQKAFVFCCSICVMFWSTTSGYIWMTFLGQLLLLHSFRWFRLTFMHACSHNAGIRSNRHANVLLGSLVAVLTLSGDFDTYCKDHRHQHHQIGSRPGHLSLLQKNDETYRYLLEAAGFQLGATVSESWQHLIKTLCSPTFHAERLCSRLQATFLSPNKAHDLAAVAIWLVLMLLIYIEHNPSFAIAYLVTVTILFECSSLLRQCVEHRWPVPDTGDRGRTTLGVMTSAIILCESPPCHTGEESQLEYWLSWVCWWARVFFYHLPSRLLILTGDSPVHDWHHRNPSGDWPNSIYHRQADAELPVNEWGKYQETFGLLRAIQMTFVTLSFQSPRDLSDQCSAKG is encoded by the coding sequence ATGAACGTCTCAGTAGAAGATGCCATCTCAAAAACAGAAACCTTGGTCAATTCCGATAGTTGCGATAATCCACGCGAAGCTGTCAAGCGCAAAGTTTTCTCAGATAGAAAGTGGTTTCAAAATTTGTTTACAGAGCTAAGTGGGAAGCCCTACGCAGGCCAGCAACCAGCTTTCCAAAAAACGTCAACCAACCAACTAATCCAAAAGGCGTTCGTCTTTTGCTGTTCAATTTGCGTGATGTTTTGGTCGACAACGAGCGGTTATATCTGGATGACCTTCCTAGGACAGCTGCTATTGCTTCATAGTTTTCGGTGGTTTCGTCTGACGTTCATGCATGCTTGTAGTCACAATGCAGGCATTAGATCCAATCGACATGCGAATGTCTTATTGGGTTCGCTTGTCGCAGTTCTTACGCTGTCTGGCGACTTCGATACTTACTGTAAAGACCATCGTCATCAGCACCATCAAATTGGTTCGAGGCCAGGCCATTTATCGCTGCTACAAAAGAATGACGAGACATATCGATATCTACTGGAGGCGGCGGGTTTCCAGCTCGGTGCAACAGTCAGTGAATCTTGGCAACATCTCATCAAGACACTGTGCTCACCTACTTTTCACGCTGAACGCCTATGCTCAAGACTACAAGCTACCTTTCTATCTCCTAACAAAGCTCATGATCTAGCTGCGGTGGCTATTTGGCTAGTGCTAATGTTACTCATTTACATCGAGCACAATCCTTCATTTGCGATCGCATACCTAGTCACAGTGACTATCCTGTTTGAATGCAGTAGTCTACTTCGACAGTGCGTAGAGCACCGTTGGCCTGTGCCAGATACGGGTGATCGCGGTCGGACAACTCTAGGCGTAATGACAAGTGCAATTATTCTCTGTGAGTCACCTCCGTGCCATACAGGTGAGGAATCACAATTAGAGTACTGGTTGTCGTGGGTGTGTTGGTGGGCACGAGTTTTCTTTTATCACTTACCTAGTCGGCTGTTGATTCTCACTGGTGATTCTCCTGTTCACGACTGGCACCACCGTAACCCGTCTGGTGATTGGCCTAATAGCATTTACCACCGTCAAGCTGATGCGGAGCTGCCTGTAAATGAATGGGGCAAGTATCAGGAGACATTTGGCTTGCTTAGAGCAATTCAGATGACGTTCGTTACTCTAAGCTTCCAGTCTCCCAGAGATTTAAGCGACCAGTGCTCTGCAAAGGGCTGA